In Erigeron canadensis isolate Cc75 chromosome 7, C_canadensis_v1, whole genome shotgun sequence, one DNA window encodes the following:
- the LOC122607178 gene encoding monooxygenase 1-like isoform X2, with protein sequence MSTVIVNIVRIKGERIVSLDDGKEQLISINGEFRALRRKDIIDTLFDALPPATVKFGCQLESINTDTDTAKSVLRFLDGSSIIAKVVIGCDGGNSVVANYLNLKPTKIFSLCGVRGFTNYPNGHSFDHEFGLFRKDNILVGRIPMDDNMVYWFCAHPYLPEDERTWESPELIRRSTLEVLSAHPQEIEEMIKNADINSFSLARLRYRTPWDLLTGTFYKGAVVVAGDALHVMGPFLGQGGSAGLEDSVVLARHITQKGLKQVGNERKIMVEGLGEAFNMYAKQRRMRVLRLSLETYLTGMLLGATSRLKKVMYFMVLSFLFPIKNGHVDYDCGSL encoded by the exons ATGTCAACCGTCATAGTCAACATTGTACGGATAAAAGG GGAACGAATTGTATCATTGGATGACGGGAAAGAGCAACTAATCTCCAT CAATGGTGAATTTCGAGCCTTAAGAAGGAAGGATATTATAGACACCCTTTTTGATGCTCTTCCTCCAGCAACTGTAAAGTTTGGCTGCCAACTTGAATCTATAAATACTGACACCGACACTGCTAAATCGGTTCTTAGGTTTCTTGATGGAAGCTCTATTATAGCCAAG GTTGTAATTGGTTGTGATGGTGGCAATTCAGTTGTTGCTAATTATCTTAACCTCAAGCCTACTAAGATATTCTCTTTATGTGGAGTTAGAGGTTTCACAAACTATCCAAATGGTCATTCATTTGACCATGAGTTTGGTCTTTTCAGAAAAGATAACATTCTTGTAGGGAGGATTCCAATGGATGATAATATGGTCTATTGGTTTTGTGCGCATCCTTATCTTCCTGAAG ATGAAAGAACTTGGGAAAGTCCCGAGTTGATTAGAAGATCAACCTTGGAAGTGCTAAGCGCCCATCCGCAAGAAATTGAAGAGATGATAAAAAATGCAGACATAAACTCATTCTCTTTGGCACGCTTAAGGTATCGCACTCCATGGGACTTGTTAACAGGGACATTTTATAAAGGAGCAGTTGTGGTTGCTGGTGATGCTTTACATGTCATGGGTCCATTTTTGGGCCAGGGTGGTTCAGCAGGGTTAGAAGATTCAGTTGTGTTGGCTAGACACATAACTCAAAAGGGCTTGAAGCAAGTAGGAAATGAGAGGAAGATAATGGTTGAGGGGCTTGGGGAAGCGTTTAATATGTATGCAAAACAACGGCGGATGAGAGTTTTACGATTGTCATTAGAAACTTATCTTACCGGGATGCTACTTGGAGCTACTTCGCGCCTAAAGAAGGTTATGTATTTTATGGTGTTGTCTTTTCTGTTTCCGATCAAAAATGGTCATGTGGATTATGATTGTGGTAGTCTTTGA
- the LOC122608866 gene encoding uncharacterized protein LOC122608866, with protein MTTGSSTPPVAPLHKAYSITTIKSQIPLTLDLNHLNYDIWTDLFETHCIAFDVIDHIDDTYDATTTNPDNKPPTKAEWTKLDYIVQNWIYNTITSDVLANVHARKATARATWLAIETLFRTNKEAKSLQLDNDLRNITLGNMSINDYCTKIKTMADLLKNIGTPVPNNNLVAYTLNRLP; from the coding sequence ATGACAACGGGTTCATCAACACCTCCTGTCGCTCCACTTCACAAAGCATATAGTATCACTACTATCAAATCGCAAATCCCTCTTACCCTTGATCTCAACCATCTCAACTATGATATATGGACCGACCTTTTCGAAACCCATTGTATCGCATTCGATGTGATTGATCACATCGACGACACATATGATGCTACAACTACCAATCCAGACAACAAACCACCAACCAAAGCCGAGTGGACCAAACTCGATTATATTGTCCAAAACTGGATTTATAATACTATAACATCGGATGTCCTCGCCAACGTCCATGCTAGAAAGGCCACCGCTCGTGCAACTTGGCTAGCTATTGAAACCCTTTTTCGAACAAACAAAGAAGCCAAGTCCCTTCAACTCGATAATGATCTCCGTAACATTACTCTTGGCAATATGTCTATCAACGACTATTGCACAAAAATAAAGACCATGGCTGACCTTCTTAAAAACATCGGCACTCCTGTTCCGAATAACAATCTCGTGGCATACACTCTCAATCGTTTACCCTAA